Below is a genomic region from Salmo salar chromosome ssa11, Ssal_v3.1, whole genome shotgun sequence.
CAAATAAAACTGTTTTTGACAAGAGCTTTGGGTTCAAATAATTATTTCTACGATATGATTTTTTTCCCCCGGGACTGACTTCTTTGCATTGTGTACTACATTTAGCTGCACTGTGCCATCAGTGACTGGTCAAAGAGTTGCATCTTACCCACTGCTCCTATTGTCCAGTAACTGATGAGCTGGCCTGCACAGAAGGCAAAGTCTTGGAATGAGAGGTACTGTAGCTTCCTCTTTCCTGTCTCAAAGCGGCTATTTGCAAAAAACACAATGGCAGCATAGTCCCTGCAGGGATAGAGAAAAAAGTGAGAGGGAGGCACAGTAGGTTGGCAGGCCTGAACCCAAGGAAACTAACACAGGCAATTATCCTTTTTTCATCCATCATTCTATAAACCATTAAGTCAATTAGTCTACAAACATAGACCCATGTATGCTATTCCCtgtgaatatataaatattactagAGTTATGGTTGACAGATCTCTTTCGCTACACTATTTCTGTTTCTCCTTCCTTACTCCTCCCACTCTGTTCTTGTATCCACCTTGCCAGTGTGTCGGAGAGCAAGAAGTGATGCTGTATGTTCTCCACTAGTGGGCCCTTGAGCTCCTCCACCACTTTGAACACCCGCTTGAAATTGTCAAACTGGAGAAAAAGACAGTAAGACGGacaaagggacagagagacagacagacagaaacagagatgtGCTTCGTGTTGGTATGCTCTATATCCAATGGCTTTTGTACTTCTGATCATGACCTCACTATAAAAGCCCCACGGTTGGCAGGCAAATCCCTCTGCATGACAGTGCTTAAACTGGACAGATAATTCAATTACAGAGCAGTGCTGTCCAGGTAAGGTCCTGGCCTGTCCTTTTCCATTTAAGCTGCTCTTGAGTGTCAGGTTCTTCTCAAGCTGGGAGTTGTGTGTTAATACAGTCAGGAGTCACGCTATATTAATGTAGCCGCTTCTCAATGAGTGTGGTGTTTGAGTTAGTCTCACCTGTCTCCTGCAGCTCTTCAGTGTGATCCCTGTTTTACAGCTGATGTCATCCAGGTCCTTTTTGGTCCCTTTGGAGAGCTTTTTCCCCAGCACCTCTCTGGCAAACACACTGTCAAATTCATAGTACCTGCAGAAAATAACAACACACTGGTTAGCTCTAAAACATGGGGAGGAAGGgctaataaacacacacacacacagtatttgcATATGGTCCTGAGCAGTGGAGGTTCCTCAGAGaaagaaggggaggaccatcctactaAGTGAAtttcacaaaaataaaaatagagaAACATAAAAGCTTTCCTTTTtggataaaactatactaaatatattcacacctcatcaaataactgattaaaacacattgttttgcaatgaaggtctacagtagcctcaacagcactctcttgggtagcaccatggtgtagctggaggacagctagttgaCTTTAATACAAAcactaggaggctcatggttctcagtaattacactacatgaccaaacgtatgtggacacttgctcgtcgAACAACATCCAaattcatgggcattaatatggagtttgtccccctttgctactataacagcctccactcttctgggaaggctttccactacatgttggaacatttctgggggacttgcttccattcagccacaagagcattagtgaggttggacagtgatgtttggcgattaggcctggcttgcagtcggtgttccaattcatcccaaagtgctcgatgggattgaggtcagggctctgtgcaggccagtcaagttcttccacactgatctcaacaaaccatttctgtatgaaccttactttgtgcatgggggcattgtcatgctgaaacaggaaagggccttccccaaactgttagaagcacaaagttggaagcacaaaatcatctagaatgtcattgtatgctgtagcgttaagatttcccttcactggaactaaggggcctagcccgaactatgaaaaacagccccagaccattattcctcctccaccaaactttacagttggtactatgcattctcctggcatccaccgaacccagattcgtccgtcagactgccagatggggaagcgtgattcatcactccagagtacacgtttccactgctccatagtccaatggtggcgagctttacatcactccagccgacgcttggcattgtgcatggtaatcttaggcttgtgtgcagttgcttggccatggaaacccatttcatgaagtgcctgatgaacagttattgtgctgatgttgcttccagaggcagtttggaactcggtagccacccggcacagccagaagaggactggccacccctcatagcctggttcctctctaggtttcttcctaggttttggcctttctagggagtttttcctagccaccgtgcttctacacctgcattgcttgctgtttggggttttatgctgggtttctgtacagcactttgatatatcagctgatgtaagaagggctatataaataaattttatttgatttgatttagtgagtgttgcaaccgaggacagatgatttttacgcacttcagcactcggcggtcccgttctgtgagcttgtgtggcctaccacttcacgactGAACCGTTGTTGCGCCTCCATATTTCCACTTcagaataacagcacttacagctgacggggcagctctagcagggcagacatttgacgaactgacttgctggaaaggtggtgtcctatgacggtgccacgctgAAAGACACTGAACTCTTCATTACgggacattctactgccaatgtttgtctacggagattgcatggtggtgtgctcgattttatacacctgtcatcaatgggtatggctgaaatagccaaatccactaatttgaaagggtgtccacatacttttgtatatatagtgtatgatgaCATCCAGAGGATGTCCtcaaacctatcagagctcttatagcatgaactgacatgttgtccatccaatcaaaggatcagagaatgaatctagtactgaaagcataagctacagctagctagcactgcagtgcataaaatgtggtgagtagttgactcaaagagagagaaatacaatagatgaacagttttgaacaaattaatttcttaaaCAATGAAGgacaagcaggagagagagagagaaagaaataaagagagcgagggagagatatactgtagctatattttgtagtgtttttttcttcttcatttacCTTTCACTTCCTTAGCTAATGCAGCAaatttagcctactcaacaacctgactcaaacagagaggaatgctatttatgttagctagctggcttagGCTATCCAACACGGCAACTCTTCCAATCAAGGTAAGCTTTCGGTTTTATTAACTTATTTCCAACGGGGCCCGCCAGTGTAACTACTAAACTGCTAGCTATAACATTACACTGTACTGCGTGATTGTACACATGGATTGGATTGTGGATTAACTAATGTGTTAGTTCTAGTTTTTTGACTATAACGTTAATGTattgacaacgatgtaggctgtgtagcTTTTAGCGGAcatggtatgaaggtttggcttggagagTTTTTTtgcacctggtcacagacagttGTTGTGTTGTGCCctaaagtccacaagcgaaggggaaaggtgagaggaggagaatacatagatgcgagaaggaattatacaacgagcaaagtgatgatgctgtatgtggctgctttgaaagtgaactgtgtttgcgggtgatcaggggtgtattcattccaccgattctgttgtAAAACGTGTCTTAAATGGAAGGAAACAGAATGAAACTGGGAGGgaactacctgaatttgtccaataactgtttagactaatgattacaccccagatcAGCTAGAAGCAGTATTGAAtgagtcactgtctgtcaccttgattactctgtgtgtctctcgACCTGTACACCTATGTGATAAACGTTAatttgtaggctaggttgtagtaacctcatgatgggtatagggaaaatgtttgtatcatgtagtagtctgaacctatcaatgttacttacactgagctgggtgaatggaatatgaatgacagtcatatgCTGTAATACAAATATGGCCATGCTCATTAAAACAAATACTCCTCCCTAATCTTGAATGGCACCAACCACCACTGGCCCTCTGTCTATTTCTAAGTTTCCACACAAATTGCCCTTGGCTTTGGGAACAATAACAATTTATGGAATTGAACACACACCTTTCAATGAGAATTCTCTGGTTCTGGGCCGGGATCTGAtacagcagctgactgcccagtttgGTGGGGGAGTGTAAGAGACGCTCACACATCTGGAAGGTTCTAAACTGGTCCATGGTATCGCTGGTCAGCACCTCTGCATTTGCCTCATATTCCAATAATGCCCCCTCATCCATCCTCACCTTCACTGCATCACTCACTGTGGGAGAGCAAggcagagatgggagagagacaaTAGGATGTAGATGATGTCACGGTCTGGTCATTGTCATTCTATTGTGTAGGCATCTGTGATTTCAAAACAAATAGGTAATATTCATACAGAAAAATCAATATATTCCTCTGTCACACAGTGTCACCACAGCGCAGTGTCACCACAGCCATGTCATTCCAAAGTCTCAACAAAATAGGATAGAGACAAACCTGTGAGGCCATCCAACCAAAGCTGATAGACTTCCATATCCATGATAGTTGTGTTCCCCACAAACACATCCAGTTCCATAGACATCTTGTAGGCTAATGAGGAACCAAAAAGACTGCAGAGAGTTCATTTAAGAACGACTATGTCGAGTAGTTAAAAAGAGTAGTCTACACACAATCAGAATGATCTTGGTAGCCTTTTATATCTACAGAGCACCAGGTAACctggcggttagagcgttgggtcagtaacctaaaagtcgctggtttgaatacccgagccaacaagatgaaaaatctgtcaatgtgcccttgagcaaggcacttaaccttaatttgctccaggggtgctgtacaactatggctgaccctggaaaAGAACACATTTTACTGCActtatccggtgtatgtgacaataaaaaaatatatacattatgCCTCACTACTGATAGACTGCAAAGTGGATCCACTGAGGGTCATGTTTCTAGGTGAAGCTGGCACAGATGACCCATTTAAAAGGGTAGTCACACCGGGTCACTATATTGTGCCATTATGTAACATAGCCATTTtaggaataacaaataattatacTTTACCTTTAACTATTGTTATGTATCTGTCAAGTCGAGGGGAAACCGTAGCCAGCAAATATATTGCACCAGGCACCGTTTGGGTAAACAGCATCTGCAAACGCGTATTATTTATTGCGCAGTTAAAACGTTGGGTTCTGCAAAGAATTAGAGTAAAAACAGCGTATCGAATTTGCATAGACCTGCATTCAATAGAACACTGCTTAAAAACGCTATCCTTATTGTGAAATAAAAGCGAAACGACAGATGGGGTCGCTGACAAGTAAATTGTGTCTCCTCTCAAAATCCACAACAGAAAGCGCAACTTTGTTTCTCTTTGCTGGATATCTCTAGAGAATAGCACATTGGATACAAGGCACTTTACTGCCATCTACTGCTGTGGAGAAATAGTTTTTTCCGGGGGTGGGTTTGTACTGTTTTCTAGCTAAATATCACTGGACGAGTTATTTGAAGGGAAGTCTT
It encodes:
- the LOC106563507 gene encoding acidic fibroblast growth factor intracellular-binding protein B isoform X2, whose product is MSMELDVFVGNTTIMDMEVYQLWLDGLTVSDAVKVRMDEGALLEYEANAEVLTSDTMDQFRTFQMCERLLHSPTKLGSQLLYQIPAQNQRILIERYYEFDSVFAREVLGKKLSKGTKKDLDDISCKTGITLKSCRRQFDNFKRVFKVVEELKGPLVENIQHHFLLSDTLARDYAAIVFFANSRFETGKRKLQYLSFQDFAFCAGQLISYWTIGAVDSMMEDMDVDLEKEFLHELKDLKVLVNDKDMMDQHKILVCAALRGKIKVYKLMEVNFKNLSRALINLASKLTHTKDVRDLFIDLVEKIIEPCRYDRWTVAEITLFLTHYTNAAHCLGTFRHQMIWDRYMGVIKSCILQMYHE
- the LOC106563507 gene encoding acidic fibroblast growth factor intracellular-binding protein B isoform X1, which produces MAVKCLVSNVLFSRDIQQRETKLRFLLWILRGDTIYLSATPSVVSLLFHNKDSVFKQCSIECRSMQIRYAVFTLILCRTQRFNCAINNTRLQMLFTQTVPGAIYLLATVSPRLDRYITIVKAYKMSMELDVFVGNTTIMDMEVYQLWLDGLTVSDAVKVRMDEGALLEYEANAEVLTSDTMDQFRTFQMCERLLHSPTKLGSQLLYQIPAQNQRILIERYYEFDSVFAREVLGKKLSKGTKKDLDDISCKTGITLKSCRRQFDNFKRVFKVVEELKGPLVENIQHHFLLSDTLARDYAAIVFFANSRFETGKRKLQYLSFQDFAFCAGQLISYWTIGAVDSMMEDMDVDLEKEFLHELKDLKVLVNDKDMMDQHKILVCAALRGKIKVYKLMEVNFKNLSRALINLASKLTHTKDVRDLFIDLVEKIIEPCRYDRWTVAEITLFLTHYTNAAHCLGTFRHQMIWDRYMGVIKSCILQMYHE